In Lathyrus oleraceus cultivar Zhongwan6 chromosome 2, CAAS_Psat_ZW6_1.0, whole genome shotgun sequence, the DNA window TTTCGAGTGGTCCCAATTTTGATGTGTTGTGTATGTATGTTCAAGTATGTATCATGGGTGTATACTGAATTGATGATGCTTGGTATTGTTCATTAATTGactttattattttatttttttcgtaTGGACATGAGGATGTACGTGAGCTTGAGGAAGATGGATGTGTTGAGCATGTTTTGAATGAGCTTCAAGAAGATATTGATGATGGTGATGTCGTGGCAAGATGATGAGAAATTCATTTGATTCTTTTTTCTTGTATTTCATGTTTATGATTTAATGtgaataaaaattattatttCTCTTCCAATAAATTTGTCTTATTtaacttatttattttaatgtGTATGCTAAACAAAAGAAAACCCTATCTTATTCACATTAAATTTTAAATGGATATGCAAAGTATGAATGCAAACTAAAAAAAATGATGCAATGTGACTAAAAATTCATTTGAGTTGTTTTTAATGAAGTTTAAAAATACAAGAATGTAATGTGACTAAAGATAGTCTTAATAATCAAAATGTTGACTTAAAGAAACAAAGAAGTACCCTAGAATGACATGAGATATACATTAAAAATAAAATAGGATGTATGAATGCTTGTAGAAGGAATTAGGCATCAATGAATATTGAATATATGATTACCAGAGGGAAAATCAAATTGTTGACTTTTATCCACTATATGTAGAGGAATTATCTTGACTTGATGAAATGCATGACCAGACGCAATGGTCATGATATGCTAATGCAAATGAAAAACTAGAACTATACTATGCAGATGGTAGGATAAAATTGGGTATGACAAATGTTAGCTTTCATTTACTTGCTTTCTTCGAGCTTAAAAGGAAAATAAACGAGCACAACAAGTTTTTTCTTAGGGTATTTCAATAGATTGCGGGTtttgctcctacgtatcctcagtTGCAATAAGTaattcaaagctacgtagttcttggcgagacaaatattttttttggatttttgttATAGTGCTCGACGAGACGTTGaatcactacaacaaacaagaccttagacagcgctttttttagccttagacatcgctttaaagcgctgtctaaacctccgctgctaaaggtttagacagcgcttttttaaatcttaaaagcgctgtctaagccccccccccccccttagacagcgctttggccaaaagcgctttataagaccctcttattttaaattttttaggtataccttagacagcgcttttcaaaaagcgctgtctaagcccccccccccccccccccttagacagcgctttttacaaaagcgctgtctaaggtatacgaaaatttttgaagcttttgttttaaaccacattttttccaggtttataaaccagaatttctacctgttttcaaccagattttgacagacaattatcacactttatatatgccattttggccttttttctaccaatttttggctaacaaatatatatatatatataccaattcaaaccaattttgccttaaatgtatcaaaatatatacaaatttataattttataaataaaatcaATTTTATAAAATTGAATAATTCAAAATCAAATTTTACTATACATAGACTACAATTACAACTACACTCAGGTATCTATTTCTCACAAATCAAAAACTAACATAGACTTAGAACCACTACTTTGGGAGGCCACAATTGTCACACATACTTGTGTTATTGTAAGGCCCGAATCATCAAAGAAGCTGCAGAGTTCTCTGCATCCTTCACCCGAGATTTCTCATCTCCAGACATTTGGAGTGTGGCAGATGGAGTAGCTATTTGTACAGCAGTGACAAATTTCTTATCTTGAGGAGTACCTTCATCTTTCACAATGCTGTAAAACATCATAGAGAAGCAAGAAATCAGTTTACAAGCTCGACACAAGCAAATCAACTTAAATAACAAGGAAGATTAATTAGATAGTAGAAAATTTCAACTCCCCAAAACAATTATTGTTGAGTTTCTCTTTGTATATGTATAAAACTAATAGCCCATTTCTCTGTTGTTCTATGTCAACTTTTTTACCATTCTTTTGGCAGATCTTGTAAAGCATTGTCACCGGTTGCGGTTTTTGTTCCAGATCTTGCAAAGTAACTATCGGCTCCAAAACACCTCTTATTATCTGCCAACAAAAATTACAAGCATTTATCAGGCAGTGACAAAGTTGTTGGGTCAAAACAACTACACGATTTCATATTGAGTGCACAATATTAAGCAAGAATAGGTTCAAGTTTAAACAACAGGAATAATGCATAAACTCATCATGTACCAAACATAAAATCATCTAACATATTTACAAAATGTGCCTAAAAAACATGGTCATTAACTCAAATGCACCAAACATATTTACCAAACAGTGCCTAAAAAACATCAGTTGCATACTTGCAATGGTCATGATAATATGTCATCGTTGACTCAACCAAAGACAGAATATGTTCTTCCTATTAGGTTTCTATGCACATTATTGATAACACTACCCTATAGCCTCAATGAAAGGGAAACATCTCTATTGCAATACATAACAAGAGAAAAAAGTCAAAAGTACACAGCCAACAAACAGAAGCTCATATAACACAATAGAGAAGAGAACCTTGGTGCTGCTCAGGGCTCCCACTGAAGAAATCAAGCAACTTCTCTGCCTCTGCCTCTACCTCTACCTTTTTCCACGTCTGGTGATGAAGTTGAGAGCAAAACTTGAAAATTTGGCAAGGGAGAAAAACATCTTCAACATAGAACGACCCTTAATAATACCCTCTTTCATGCCCCTTGCATTTCTTCCCACCGAAAGTGCACCCGAATCAGCCTCAGTATAGGGGCTGTATTCCATTCCCTGCAAAGAAGCTATATATAACAGAATGAACAACATTGCTTAAAAGGCATAGTTTTAAATTACCAGCAATTGCAGCCACAATATAATAGTTTTACAATTCATCTACAAACTCAAATTATAGAAATCTAACTACTAGTTAAGACTCATACTCATAATTTAGTAAGTAACCTGAAGAAGAAGGCATAGTGGTCAAACCGCGAAGCCCCTGCTCCACCGAGCGAACCGCGCGAGTGGAGCTTCTAACACCTTGGGTAATCTCTTGTCTGCATCATCACAGAAACAAAAACCAACCAATGTTTTGTTATTCTAATTTTAAACTTTAATGTCATTTACAttaagaaagaaaaaaaaagaaattacCCAAAATCAGTGAGCTCGGTGGTTAAGTCACTGATTTCCATGGCTGATAATTTAACTGCAGCCATGGTATCAGGAAGTTCCTCTCTTGCTGTATCCATAACCTTCTCAAGTGATTCTGCCGCTTTCTTGAAAGCCTGTGTTATTATTAATCACTCTCATTATATCAGATTTTAAATTAAGCTATTTCAGAAACAATTGTTTACTACCAAACAAGGCTTTAGAGAAACACAAACCAGAATCGTGGGAATTGCATAACCAAAAAGCCACGTTGTAAATATCGTCGTCTGAGACgataaaaaaaaaactaaaatcaATTGAGGAATCGACAAATTGAAATTGTAATTAGAGAGAGATAGGGTAAGGTACCACAAGGGCGAAGGCTTGGAGGAGAGTGAGGTGGCGTTGGGTGAGGTTCCAGTGGGAGGGGTTGAGCGACGAAGATCCGACGGTGGAGATGTAATGTGGCGGTTGAGGCGAGTGGGAGGAGAAAGAAGAGATGAGTTTGGGAAGTGCGGTGGGTTTAGTGAAGGAGAGGTTAGGTTGTTGTAGTGAGAGAGTGTTGTTGATGGTGGGTTTAGTGAAGGAGAGGTTAGGTTAGGTTAGAAAAACGGGTGGGTGGTTTGAAGGTTGAAAACGCAGGGAGGTTAGCATTTCTGTG includes these proteins:
- the LOC127121084 gene encoding uncharacterized protein LOC127121084; amino-acid sequence: MDTAREELPDTMAAVKLSAMEISDLTTELTDFGQEITQGVRSSTRAVRSVEQGLRGLTTMPSSSASLQGMEYSPYTEADSGALSVGRNARGMKEGIIKGRSMLKMFFSLAKFSSFALNFITRRGKR